In the Piliocolobus tephrosceles isolate RC106 unplaced genomic scaffold, ASM277652v3 unscaffolded_41412, whole genome shotgun sequence genome, TGGTCAGGGTTATACTTCCCTGAGCCCTTGCTCTCTGAGTTTGTGAGTTTGTCTGAATGTGCCCTCTACGATTGCATCTTCGGAATCGGCCTTCTAGGGTTTTAGTTAATCAAGCTGAATTGGATAGGTTTCATTGCTTGGTTCTTTTGAATGAACTTACCCACCCACCTCCTTAATTATGAAGTAATTTTAAATTGCAGAGTAAAATTCTCAGTGGGAACCAAGTCGTTCAGCAATATTGATTTGAATTATGCCTGTAATTGTgcaattttctcctttttgaaatatttattaaaaacctcCTTGAATTAAATGTGAAGATTAGTCATACTGCCGTCCTGTCAACATCAGAAAGCATGTAAACGTTCTAGTGTGTTGCTGTGGTTGGTGCTGACTGAGCAGAGACCCCTGCCGCATCTTGGGCTTTTAAGAGCTGCTTGGAGGGCGTCCACAGGCAGAAAGTAAAGCCCATGGTCAGTGAGGCTTTTTAGGCGAAACCTTAGCTTGTGATTGGAGAAAAGCAAGGGCTGGTGCCTTTGTCCTCAACCCAGATGGTGCCCAGTGTTCCTTCTGCAGCCTAAGACCCCGCCAGCGGCGGAGGCACCTCAGACAAGATGGCAAGATAGCAAAATTGAACCAAAATTTAGTCTTGGGTTTTGTAAAAGTCTTTTTATCTTGAAGTTAGCGTTTCCTACAGAAATTCTGCCTGCAAGCAGTATGTTTATCGGCATTTCAGATAGGTTTTTTTTCGTGAAGAATTGGAGTTTAGAGAGTAACAACATAATCaaattagcagaaaaaaagaaattaatgatagCCAACTGAGAAATGTGTTTGGAAAATAGATGCTGAGGATAATTTTAGTGAAGTCCAGAGAgaattttttaatcttattttggCCAGTTCTGTGGTGTATTGATCattctgtatttacagctgctttCAAGTGACGAGCTTATCAGACTtcgtttttggtttctttttatgtcCTGATGCACTGACACAGCTTGCAAACTGTTCCAAAGCAGTTTaatcagaagaaaagtaaaaccaaGAAACTTAAATAGTTACTGGGTTAAGTGCTTACTTCAGGTGAAGTTTTTCAAATCCCTGAGCATGAACATCAAATATATTGTTCTAAGACaaattgatttcatttatttgaatggTTTGTTCTGCATATGTTTAATGGTGTTCTAGAAATACATTATTTAGGCCATTATAGTAGTAAACGTTTGCTTTGCTTCTTGGGCTAATTGTAACAACAGTGGCATTCCATTCTGCATTCTTCATGATGTTTTTGctgatttatttgaaaaattgtgACTTGGTTTTGATATGAAACCTGGATATTAATATCAGTTGGGAGTCTCAGAGATTTTTCCCAAGGGTCTTTAGATAGGGGCCAAGTCCAGGATCCAGAGCCAGCCGACCTACTTGAATCCTCTCTGAGGTTCCGTCTTTCCATGGGGTTAGTGGGGTTTCTGTGGGTAATGTTTGAAACCTTTGGTGGTGCTCTTGTGAACCAGGGCTCACAGCCTGTGCACAGTAACCATGTGTgaactgtatttgttttttttccgaGAGggattctcactctgtggcccaggctggagtgcagtggcgctatcttggctcactgcaagctccgcctcctgggttcacgccattctcctgcctcagcctccccggtagctggaactactgccatcacgcccagctaatttttttgtatttttagtaatgatgggatttcactgtgttagccaggatggtctcgatctcctgacttcgtgatctgcccgcctcaacctcccaaagggctgggattacaggcgtgagccactgtacctggctgaaCTGTATTTTAAGTATccgtttttaaaataataaacagtaaaATTCTAGTGAGAATAATTACACGTAGTTGTAAAAGAATCAGTGAGTATACCACTGCCCCCAGTTCATTTTCCATGAAAGCAATTCCTGTTTCTGATACCAACTCCTGGTATTTGTAAGACCGCTGTTTCTTTAGCGGATGTGCAGGTGCATTTTTATCCGTTTTAGACTTCTTGCCTGGAGAGGGGATTTAGTTCACTACCCTACTTCTGCTTCTTCCTGATACGGTCATGCGTGTTTAGGTTCTTCGCTGGCTGCTTCTGTGATTGTATGGGTTGCACATGCAGATGAGTTTCTTGCTCATGATTTATAGTTGCATTTGATTGGATGAGGACCCCTCACTTTGGTAGATTGCGGGATTAATGTCTCTgcacttctttcttttccccctccACCTCCTAATTCAGCCGTCTGAAATTACATATTGTTAAGCAAGGTCTAATATTCCTTTTATATGTTCCCCATTTTTTTCTTAGAGGAAATGTTTGATAGTTTCTcctaaaaaaattgataattggCACACAAGACTACTCTTGTGATAAAACTAGTTTTCAGTTTTATCTAAAGACTGAAATTGGCTTAAAGTTGGGCTTTCAAATTCAAAACTCTGCCCCAGATTAGATTTAGACACAGAGGGTGAGTGTCCTTGTCCCCAGGAGGATAGCGTGATAATTTGTTCACGGTTGTGTTATGGGAGCTGCCCCTTTTAagctggctctgtgtgtgtgtggtggggggcggGCAGTGGGTATTCCACGTCAGCATACtggaaagaacaaataaatatttagtgatcTCACTGTTTCTACTTACATTTGGTGTAATACACTGTTGTTATTGGTGCTGTTACCTGTGTTAATAGGGCAGTTTACAAAAGTTTCAAGaacatttgtattaaaattatttcaaagacttctttcttaaaatatgattttaccATGTCAAAAATTATGTTAAGGTAGAAGAATATTTGTTCTTTCTCGTTcattttctgaaaaaagaaaaaacaaactgaatTAGCTTATGTCAATGAAAACAGACTAGAAATTGGAGAAAGggagaataattttttattccaCATAATAAGTAATTTCTGAAttgcaaatatttctaaatactCGAAGGCATCTCTCACATCCCCTCTTCTGATTGCTGAGTGTATTTATTTcctaaagcttttttttcttttcttttctttttttttttttttttttttggagacattgtctcgctctgttgcccagactggagtgcagtggcagagtctaggctcactgcaacctctgcctcctgggttcaagtgattctcctgcctcaccctcccaagtagctggggttacagctgcctgccaccatgcctggctaatttttagtacagatggggtttcgccatgttggccagagtggtcttgaactcctgacttcaggtgatccacccaccttggcctcccagaatgctgggattacaggcatgagccatcgcgcccagccccTAAAACTATTCTTTATGATATTTCTGAGACTATTCAGTGGTCTTCTAAAATGCACCCAGCAGAATGGAAAATGTATCCTCTAAATGACTGGCCAACCTTAGCACATGGACAGTGTCACCTCTTACACACAGCCACTAAAAACTAAACACTAAAACCAGTCTTCTTGGGTAAAGTTTTCTAAGATGGAAAATTTAAGCAGCAAGATGTGTCAAGTTGTAGACATTGGCCAGGAAAAAGCCAGGAGCAGCCAGGCAGGGGAGAGTGTGCATCCAGCGTCCTCCTGTGTGATGAAGGGATGACACCTCGTCCCTCTGGGCTGTCAGCTTTTACTGCTCCAGAATACAGATCTCCTGATTCAGTGTCCAGTGCCTTTTGAACTGACCGCAGGCCCTCATGGACGACTGGAACTGTAATGTGGAAAGGGCTATGATGGAGCCAGTTAAAATGCTTCATTATTTGCAAAATACCACATACAGTAATACGATATAGATGTCTTCCCCTTCTCCACTAAGTAGCATAAATTAAGACTTTAGAGAGGAAGTGTGCCTTTTTCATGTCGTATCTGAGTCAGTGAGTATCCTGTTTGGAAACAGGCTTCATCCTGGTTTTCTGGAGTGCCGAGTTGGGGTGGAAAGGAGGACCGGGGGCTCAGTCCTTCCTTGCCCCTTGGGCTGCCCTTCAGGGTTAAGTAGAGAGTCTCAGCTGAGCTCCCTGGATGCACAGGGGCACCTGGGAACATAAGAAGGGGAACAGTTTGCAAGGGGAAGTTTAAATTACTGTCCCCCATAGCATCTGTTCCTTCAGGACACTAACCCTCTGCATCTGTGTCTTCTGTGTCACCAGTGGCCAACAGTGTTGCAAACAGGAACCCGAGGTTTTCACTTCACTGTTGATGGGAACAAGAGGGCATCTGCTAAAGTTTCAGATTCCGTAAGTTCATGCCTTTTGTTccattataaatgattttttggcTTGGGGGTAAGGATCTATACCAGTTTCTTTTCATATGAGTCATAGacataagagaaaaatttatCATAGGTATCCAATGCATGctgaaattattttcagtgtAGTAGTACTTAACTGCAAGTACAAACACAAACATAGATGTTAGCATTTTTacttatatctctttttttttttttttttgagatggagtctggctctgttgcccaggctggagtacagtggccggatctcagctcactgcaagctccgcctcccgggtttacgccattctcctgcctcagcctcccaagtagctgggactacaggtgcccgccacctcgcccggctagttttttgtatttttttagtagagatggggtttcactgtgttagccaggatggtctcgatctctggacctcgtgatccgcccgtctgggcctcccaaagtgctgggattacaggcttgagccaccgcgcccggccgtttacTTATATCTCTTAACGTATCTATAAACTAGATTTAAATTTAGATcaaataaagcaataaattaaaGTGAACAGTATCTGCTGTGATAGATGATAAAATTCCTACTGAAATTAGGACCGTGGGCCACTCAGGTGTGGGTTCCTTGGTATTCAGTGTGCCTGTTCTCTCTCTGTTGGAAAACTGAAACTTGCTGAGAAGTTCTTTTCTCATAAGCTCACAATAGCGACTGAATATTCCTTGGCACCTTCTCAGCCATAAGCACAGGCCCTGAAGTAGAGTTGTGGTCCCCAGTCTGATCCCACGCGACAGACCTTCTACCATTCATAGAATCTGATTGTCGGTCCCTTCTCCACGTGCGAATGTGCCCCCCTCTCCCCGCACTGTTCAGGGCTCAGCCCCGGGACAGGATGGAGGCCCTGTGTGCCTAGCAGGTGGTCCTTTTGTCTTTGTCAAGCTCCTTCACTGTAACAAGCGTCTTCGTGTTTGGCATAGTGGAGCACGTGATTGACaggtgaatttttcttttccagatttcTGCTCAGTATCCAGTAGTGGATCATGAATTTGATGCAGTGGTGGTAGGCGCTGGAGGGGCAGGCTTGCGAGCTGCATTTGGCCTTTCCGAGGCAGGGTTTAATACAGCATGTGTTACAAAGCTGTTTCCTACCAGGTCACACACTGTTGCAGCGCAGGTAAGAGAAAGGTGCCCCACCGTGCTCCCACTCTGTGCAGGTCCCACACAGCCTTGTGCTTTCTACCTGGGCAGCCTCCTGCCTTCTCCCCATGCTCCAGCCACATGGCCTCTTGCTGTGTCTTGCTCACTCAGCTTACCCTCTCAGCGGTCTTTCCCTGGAGCCTGTTCCCTGGAGACTTTGAAGGGCTGGAGCTTTGTTGTCACTCCTAGTTGGGACTCCAGTCACACTTGGGTTTTCTTTGACCATCTCGCCTActttcctccccacccacccccaccgccCCAACACCTTAAGAAAAGGAGATCATCTAAAGAGGAGGAATCAGAATTTAGGGTGGGGAAGGAAAGGACAAGGGTTTTATTTGTCCCCGTGCTGCTGTCTTCTGGGACTCTCTGAGGAGTAAGACGGTGGTGGGCACACACAGCCAAAGGAAGTAGGGGTACAGGGGAGTGCGACTCTGAGTGTGGAGCTTATTACTTGGGAGGAAGCACTTCTGGTCTTTAACACATGCCCGTAAATGCCACTGGGAAGATTTGTTAGTACAATTATCTGGAAAGatttgttgagtaccttttcTGTGCCAGATATGTTAGGTAATAAGCATATTACAGGTGGCCTTTCCCTCACGGCTCCGGTCTGCCCTTCCTGGAGCTCCCTCTGTCTCCACcacacagatgaggagactgaggctaagGGATTGAATCACTGGGCAAGCTGGGGAGGGTTGTGACCCGGAATCTGTCGGGCCTCGCTGCTCCTCCGCTGAGGTCAGCCCTCGCTGGGAGTCACTGCGTGAGGAGTTGGCTTTCTCTGAATCCCCCAGTGGGTGGATTTGGGCCTGGAAGACAAAGCTGGGGCTCCTGTTTGTGGCTTGTAAGGAGTGGTTGGTGTTTCCAGGGAGGAATCAACGCTGCTCTGGGGAACATGGAGGAGGACAACTGGAGGTGGCATTTCTACGACACCGTGAAGGGCTCCGACTGGCTGGGGGACCAGGATGCCATCCACTACATGACAGAGCAGGCTCCCGCCGCCGTGGTCGAGGTGATGGGCAGGAGGCTCTGGGTGCCCTCGTGGTCTGTTTCTAGTCAAAAAGAGTCCTGGAAAGGATGTAAGCAATTGAGGCAGATGTGGCCGGCCGAAAGAATGGTGATGGGCAGAGCTCACAAGAGGAGTCATTTTCCGTCACGAACTATGCATTACACGTAACAAGAAGACTTCTCTTTGATGAAGTGTTGACATTTTCATAAAATAGGTTACTTTGGGTTTGCAGATTTGTGTTAAAGTTGTTCAGTATAGATGAGCTATGAATATCTTGACTCCTTCAAGGTaataaggtttttgtttgtttttatctttcacaGCTGGAAAATTACGGCATGCCGTTTAGCAGAACTGAAGATGGGAAGATTTATCAGCGTGCATTTGGCGGACAGAGCCTCAAGTTTGGAAAGGGCGGGCAGGCCCATCGGTGCTGCTGTGTGGCTGATCGGACCGGCCACTCACTATTGCACACCTTATATGGAAGGGTAAGACTGCCCTGTGCCCACCTGAGACAGGACATGTAGTGCTGGGGCTTACGGTGACAGCGGGGAATGGGTTAGCGTGCCCAGTGAGTCCGCCAGAGATTATGTAAAAAGCAACAGAGAACAGCGGTGTAGGACACATGCAGCGACTGTTGATGTGAAAGGACGAGGCATGTGCTGTGAGAAGCTGTCTCTAAGGCAATATGTTATTTCTTGTATCCATTTTGGAAAGTTGAATTGATAATCTTATATACTAGGTTTTTAACTTGGGATATGTGATACTCAAATATAAGAAAAGAGcaagcaggccaggcacaatagctcacatctgtaatcccagcactttaggagaccaaggcaggaggatcacttgagaccagcctggacaacatagcgagaccctgtctctacaaaaagtttaaaaattagctgggcatggtggtacatgcttgtaatcccagttactcaggaggctgaggcaggaggatcacttgagaccaggatcacttgagacagtgagccatgttcataccactgcactccagcctgggcaacaggagacctgtctcaaaaaatgaaaaaagtattttaaggcTGTTTTACCACCTCTGAGTTCCTGAATgggttggttttgtttgttttgttttgttttgctttgtttttgagatggagtgtcactcttgtcatgcaggctggagtgcaatggcgcaatctctgctcactgcaacctcagccacctgggttcaagcgattctcctgcctcagcctcttgagtagctgggactataagtgcacaccgccatgcctggctaattttttgtattttagtagagacagggtttcccatgttgcccaggctagtcccgaactcctgagctcaggcagtccacccgccttggcctcccaaagtgctgggattacaggcatgagccaccacacctggccatggaTTGTTTTAATGTTAATTGTTATCACTGGACAAAGACTTGAGGTGACAATAGTTACTGGGTAATCAGGGTCAACTTTGGcgtggccaaataatattctgaaTGGTATCGATTcagaatattcaacattctgaactTTGTTGTTTTCTGATGAATGGAGACAGACCATTAATTTGCGAGTTGTGAGAACACCAGTGCCTTCTCTGTGGCTGAGTGCAGGGATGAGTGTGTGGTGGGAGGAGAAAGCAGGTCCGTCCGGAGCAGGAGCTGTCATGTGGGGAGCTGGCCCAGGCTTACGAGGGCACCTCGCACCGGCTGAGGGAATAGCAGGTCCAGGCGGGCAGCGCTGTCCAGTGCCTACCTTTCTGCAGTGCTGCAGTCTGCTTGTCTGCAACCATCCACATTGGGAACtgccagccacatgtggctgttgcTAATGTGGCAGGTGTAGCTGAAGAGCTGAAcgtttgatttattttaattaattaagtgGTTATGTGTTGCCAGCAGCTCCCACCTGGGCTGTGACCCCATGGTCTGTGGACCTCACTCTGGCATCAAACTCTGAGCGGAGCTGCCTGTGGCCACCAGACAGTGTGGAGTGCCTCTTCGGGTTGTGTAGAAATAGGAAATGTGTCACCAAAATAGGAGCTGTTGCTGCTGCGTTCTCTAGTGCACCTGCCTTGTTTGTGCTGCTCGGTGTGGAATGCCTCTCGGGCTCTGACAGTGTCCTTGACTCTGTTGCTGATCTCCTTGGATTTACCTGGTCCATTTGGATCAGGTTCTTTCACCTATTCACACGAGCAAATACCACCTTAAAACCTCAAAGGTTGGCTTAACACTTCttgcccttttttttcctttcttttagtcTCTGCGATATGATACTAGCTATTTTGTGGAGTATTTTGCCTTGGATCTCCTGATGGAGAACGGGGAGTGCCGTGGTGTCATCGCACTGTGCATAGAGGACGGGTCCATCCATCGCATAAGAGCAAAGAACACTGTTGTTGCCACAGGGTAGGACTCTAATTTctacttatttcatttataaaaatgaataactttCATTTagagtttctttgttttaatgaaaataaaggtattaTAGAATAGCGGTTCAGACACAGGCCTTGATATAACCTTGTGAGGGTGATGGCCTCTCCCAGCCGTGGTTCCTCACCTGTAAAGGGTAAGGACGGGAGCACCTGCCTCAGGCGGTGAGAAAGCATGGCCCTCAGTAGACCGGAATGGCTGCCATCAGGTTCACAGCTTACCTGTCCCaattttagatgaggaaactgcggCCCAAAGAGTCCCATGGGGTTTTTTGGCAAAATCCCTCTTGTTTTAGTGGGTACTGGGTTAATACTGATTCCTGGGATGGATAAGTCCTTCTTCTCCACATAATGAAAATAAGTAACTTTAATTTTATACACTGTCAGTTACTTTAACCATTTTCAAAGTTAGAAAGTGTCagtacagcaaaggaaaaaatcagcaaaactacaggttgggaaaaaatattttccaaaccaTATATCTAATAATATCTTTgtatctaaaatagaaaaaaaaaccctactaaAAACAACCTTCTAAACCCTACTAAAAAACAACCCTActgaaaatggacaaaggacttgaatagatattttt is a window encoding:
- the LOC113223452 gene encoding succinate dehydrogenase [ubiquinone] flavoprotein subunit, mitochondrial, whose translation is HLFLQDTNPLHLCLLCHQWPTVLQTGTRGFHFTVDGNKRASAKVSDSISAQYPVVDHEFDAVVVGAGGAGLRAAFGLSEAGFNTACVTKLFPTRSHTVAAQGGINAALGNMEEDNWRWHFYDTVKGSDWLGDQDAIHYMTEQAPAAVVELENYGMPFSRTEDGKIYQRAFGGQSLKFGKGGQAHRCCCVADRTGHSLLHTLYGRSLRYDTSYFVEYFALDLLMENGECRGVIALCIEDGSIHRIRAKNTVVATG